A DNA window from Bos mutus isolate GX-2022 chromosome 11, NWIPB_WYAK_1.1, whole genome shotgun sequence contains the following coding sequences:
- the ZBTB43 gene encoding zinc finger and BTB domain-containing protein 43, with translation MEPGTNSFRVEFPDFSSTILQKLNQQRQQGQLCDVSIVVQGHIFRAHKAVLAASSPYFCDQVLLKNSRRIVLPDVMNPRVFENILLSSYTGRLVMPAPEIVSYLTAASFLQMWHVVDKCTEVLEGNPTVLCQKLNHGSDHQSPSSSNYNGLVESFELGSGGHTDFPKAQELRDGENEEESTKDELSSQLTEHEYLPSNSSTEHDRLSTEMASQDGEEGASDSAEFHYTRPMYSKPSIMAHKRWIHVKPERFEQACEGMDVHAPYDEHQVTESINTVQTEYSVQPSGVEEDFHIGEKKVEAEFDEQADESNYDEQVDFYGSSMEEFSGERSDGNLIWHKQEAALASGYSENIEMVTGIKEEASHLGFSATDKLYLCQCGKSFTHKSQRDRHMSMHLGLRPYGCGVCGKKFKMKHHLVGHMKIHTGIKPYECNICAKRFMWRDSFHRHVTSCTKSYEAAKAEQNTTEACTKSYEAAKAEQNMTEACTKSYEAAKAEQNTT, from the coding sequence ATGGAGCCTGGAACAAACTCTTTTCGAGTAGAATTTCCTGATTTTTCCAGCACCATTCTGCAAAAACTGAACCAGCAGCGCCAGCAGGGACAATTATGTGATGTGTCCATTGTTGTCCAAGGCCACATTTTCCGAGCACACAAAGCTGTTCTTGCTGCCAGTTCCCCCTACTTTTGTGACCAGGTACTCCTGAAAAACAGCAGGAGGATTGTTTTGCCTGATGTGATGAATCCCAGAGTGTTTGAGAACATTCTCCTGTCGAGTTATACAGGGCGTCTAGTAATGCCTGCTCCAGAAATTGTCAGTTACTTAACAGCAGCAAGCTTCCTCCAGATGTGGCATGTGGTCGACAAATGCACTGAGGTTTTAGAAGGAAACCCTACAGTCCTTTGTCAGAAGCTAAATCATGGCAGTGACCACCAGTCTCCAAGCAGCAGCAATTACAATGGCCTGGTAGAGAGCTTTGAGCTGGGCTCCGGAGGCCACACGGATTTCCCCAAAGCCCAGGAACTGAGGGATGGAGAGAACGAAGAAGAGAGCACCAAAGACGAGCTGTCATCTCAGCTCACTGAGCACGAATACCTTCCCAGTAACTCATCCACAGAGCATGACCGGCTGAGCACGGAGATGGCGAGCCAGGACGGGGAGGAGGGGGCCAGCGACAGTGCCGAGTTCCACTACACCCGGCCCATGTACAGCAAGCCCAGCATAATGGCTCACAAACGCTGGATCCATGTGAAGCCCGAGCGCTTTGAGCAGGCGTGCGAGGGCATGGATGTGCACGCACCCTATGATGAGCACCAGGTCACAGAGTCCATCAACACCGTGCAGACAGAGTACTCAGTCCAGCCCTCGGGGGTAGAGGAAGACTTtcacattggggaaaaaaaagtggaagcCGAGTTTGACGAACAGGCTGATGAAAGCAATTATGACGAGCAGGTGGATTTCTATGGCTCCTCCATGGAAGAGTTTTCTGGAGAGCGGTCAGATGGGAATCTCATTTGGCACAAACAGGAGGCTGCCCTAGCATCAGGCTACAGTGAGAATATTGAGATGGTAACAGGGATTAAAGAGGAAGCTTCCCACCTAGGATTCTCAGCCACTGACAAGCTGTATCTTTGTCAGTGCGGCAAGAGTTTCACTCACAAGAGTCAGAGAGATCGACACATGAGCATGCACCTCGGGCTCCGGCCTTACGGCTGTGGGGTCTGCGGTAAGAAATTCAAAATGAAGCATCATCTCGTGGGTCACATGAAAATTCACACAGGCATAAAGCCATATGAGTGTAATATCTGTGCAAAGAGATTCATGTGGAGGGACAGTTTCCACAGGCATGTGACTTCTTGTACCAAGTCCTACGAAGCTGCAAAGGCTGAGCAGAATACGACTGAGGCTTGTACCAAGTCCTACGAAGCTGCAAAGGCTGAGCAGAATATGACTGAGGCTTGTACCAAGTCCTACGAAGCTGCAAAGGCTGAGCAGAATACGACTTGA